The following proteins come from a genomic window of Bradyrhizobium paxllaeri:
- a CDS encoding tetratricopeptide repeat protein: protein MLVILGAALTLVTVRPGLIFARGATTIAVMPMTDAGNDPLVAQMAAEVSGRLTDGLAKIENIRVRAPETGAAKADFVVKGELQKSEQAWTIRTRMTEAATGEVKWTASYSVDLTDTDLPMQQSRLAAGVGHALALRVNELLNADASSAAKSKVVIEQATAHIKQTSPERFQAAQAMLEKALAEDPDNVEIQVALAALLMRGVQMVWLSGPEREAAEIKAEAMLQQTLRAKPNYIPAHEAYCRFLNATNQFRASLVACAKALSFDPWNGIALYHVGLAQIQTGRFEDALATFMQAERFDTPQVSRWTWKIGAGWANMLMGRAEDAVPWLLKSIAITSASGRTHMLLAAAYQQLGKTEEARAAMEKGMELRPGSTYHNVPTPKKNSSPVYIEATERIMQLMLAAGLPAS from the coding sequence GTGCTCGTCATCCTGGGAGCGGCGCTCACGCTTGTGACGGTGCGTCCCGGACTGATCTTTGCGCGCGGGGCCACGACCATCGCCGTCATGCCGATGACGGACGCGGGCAACGATCCGCTCGTCGCCCAGATGGCCGCTGAGGTCAGCGGACGGCTGACCGACGGGCTGGCGAAGATCGAAAACATCCGCGTGCGGGCTCCGGAAACAGGCGCAGCGAAGGCCGACTTCGTGGTGAAGGGCGAACTGCAAAAGAGCGAGCAGGCCTGGACGATACGGACGCGCATGACCGAGGCGGCAACCGGCGAGGTCAAGTGGACCGCGTCCTATTCGGTCGACCTGACGGATACGGATCTGCCGATGCAGCAGTCCCGGCTCGCGGCGGGCGTCGGTCACGCCTTGGCGCTGCGCGTCAACGAATTGTTGAATGCCGACGCGTCATCGGCCGCGAAGAGCAAGGTCGTGATCGAACAGGCGACCGCCCATATCAAGCAGACTTCGCCGGAACGTTTTCAGGCGGCGCAGGCCATGCTGGAGAAGGCGCTCGCGGAAGACCCCGACAATGTCGAGATTCAGGTCGCGCTTGCAGCATTGCTGATGCGCGGCGTGCAGATGGTGTGGCTGAGCGGACCCGAGCGCGAGGCAGCGGAGATCAAGGCTGAGGCAATGCTGCAGCAGACGCTGCGCGCCAAGCCGAACTACATCCCGGCGCACGAAGCCTATTGCCGCTTCCTCAACGCGACCAACCAGTTCCGCGCGAGTCTCGTGGCTTGCGCGAAAGCCCTGAGCTTCGATCCGTGGAACGGGATCGCGCTGTATCATGTCGGCCTTGCGCAGATTCAAACCGGACGCTTCGAGGACGCGTTGGCGACGTTCATGCAGGCGGAGCGCTTCGACACGCCGCAGGTGTCGCGCTGGACCTGGAAGATCGGCGCGGGCTGGGCCAACATGCTGATGGGCCGCGCCGAGGACGCGGTGCCGTGGCTTTTGAAGTCGATCGCAATCACGTCCGCGAGCGGCCGCACGCATATGCTGCTGGCGGCGGCCTATCAGCAGTTGGGCAAGACCGAGGAAGCCAGAGCGGCGATGGAAAAGGGCATGGAATTGCGGCCCGGCTCGACCTATCACAACGTCCCGACGCCCAAGAAGAATTCCAGCCCGGTCTACATCGAAGCTACCGAACGCATCATGCAGTTGATGCTCGCGGCCGGCCTGCCCGCGAGTTGA
- a CDS encoding winged helix-turn-helix transcriptional regulator, whose amino-acid sequence MKDLVSRCPIEEVMQVISGRWPGLLIYYLKQGTKRFSDLRRDNPTISHRMLTLELRKLEDAGIVARTEFEGYPLRVEYDLTPAGLKLVPLLDALGDWWDATEAGRSQAGTLPVQATE is encoded by the coding sequence ATGAAAGATCTCGTCTCCCGCTGTCCCATCGAAGAAGTGATGCAGGTCATCAGCGGTCGCTGGCCCGGTCTGCTGATCTACTATCTGAAGCAGGGCACCAAACGCTTCAGCGATTTGCGCAGGGACAACCCCACCATCTCGCACAGGATGCTCACATTGGAGCTTCGCAAGCTGGAGGACGCCGGCATTGTCGCGCGTACTGAATTCGAGGGATATCCGTTGCGCGTGGAATATGACCTGACGCCGGCTGGTCTCAAACTGGTGCCGCTGCTTGACGCCCTCGGTGACTGGTGGGATGCGACTGAAGCCGGTCGCAGTCAGGCCGGCACGTTGCCGGTGCAGGCCACGGAATAA
- a CDS encoding amidase, protein MEQLHFLELTDLAELIRRREISPVEATRQQLDRIAALDGTLASYAVVTAERAMAEAQMAEADIVAGRYRGPLHGVPLAVKDLFWTCDVPTAAGTTINKRFRPSEDATAVRRLREAGAVLLGKLQMTEGAYSDHHPEIAPPRNPWNADYWPGISSSGPGVAVAAGLCFGALASDTGGSIRWPSAANGLTGIKPTWGRVSRHGMFDLAPSLDHVGPMARSVADAAALLTAVAGADPADPTALQAPVTNVAAMAKPSVDGLRIGVDRDWGRSDVDPQVLAVLDDAERVLSALGAEFVEVQVPDVTQAVADWAPNCAVEAAVAHKATYPSRRAEYGPVMRMVLDTGRALSGLDYQDVLLRRMAFRGRMRALFGKIDLLLVQAHPFAPLSLKTMGTMGLQPELIARLQAYTAPFNMTGQPTLTLPGGFSTDGLPIAFQMVAADLGEATLIRAGIAFQRTTDWHRRHPAL, encoded by the coding sequence ATGGAGCAGTTGCATTTCCTGGAGCTGACTGACCTGGCGGAGTTGATCCGGAGGCGCGAGATATCGCCTGTCGAGGCGACCCGTCAGCAACTCGACCGGATCGCAGCGCTGGACGGCACGCTCGCCAGTTACGCTGTCGTCACGGCCGAGCGCGCGATGGCCGAGGCACAGATGGCGGAAGCCGACATCGTCGCCGGTCGTTATCGCGGCCCGCTGCACGGGGTGCCGCTCGCTGTAAAGGACTTGTTCTGGACCTGCGACGTGCCGACCGCGGCGGGAACGACGATTAACAAGCGCTTCAGGCCAAGCGAGGACGCTACTGCCGTGCGGCGCCTTCGCGAAGCCGGCGCCGTGCTGCTCGGCAAGCTGCAGATGACGGAGGGCGCCTATTCCGATCATCACCCTGAGATCGCGCCGCCCCGCAATCCCTGGAACGCCGACTATTGGCCGGGCATCTCTTCAAGCGGGCCGGGCGTGGCGGTGGCGGCCGGGCTTTGCTTCGGCGCACTCGCCTCCGACACCGGCGGCTCGATCCGCTGGCCGTCGGCGGCCAACGGCCTGACCGGCATCAAGCCGACATGGGGGCGGGTGAGCCGCCACGGTATGTTCGATCTCGCACCGAGTCTCGATCATGTCGGACCGATGGCGCGCAGCGTCGCGGATGCCGCCGCGCTTCTGACCGCCGTCGCCGGTGCTGACCCGGCCGATCCCACCGCTTTGCAGGCGCCGGTGACGAATGTCGCGGCGATGGCGAAGCCGAGTGTCGATGGTCTCAGGATCGGCGTCGATCGCGACTGGGGCCGCAGCGACGTCGATCCGCAGGTGCTTGCGGTTCTCGATGATGCGGAGCGCGTGCTGTCCGCGCTGGGCGCCGAATTCGTGGAAGTGCAGGTGCCTGACGTTACCCAGGCCGTGGCCGATTGGGCGCCCAATTGCGCGGTGGAAGCCGCGGTCGCGCACAAGGCGACTTATCCTTCGCGCCGGGCGGAGTACGGTCCGGTGATGCGCATGGTTCTCGATACCGGACGCGCTCTGTCCGGCCTCGACTATCAGGACGTGTTGTTACGGCGGATGGCTTTCCGCGGCCGCATGCGCGCTCTGTTCGGAAAGATCGACCTGCTGCTCGTGCAGGCGCATCCGTTCGCGCCGCTGTCGCTGAAGACCATGGGGACGATGGGGCTACAGCCGGAACTGATCGCGAGGCTCCAGGCCTACACCGCGCCCTTCAATATGACGGGCCAGCCGACGCTGACCCTGCCAGGCGGGTTCAGCACCGATGGCTTGCCGATTGCCTTCCAGATGGTGGCCGCCGATCTCGGCGAGGCGACGCTGATCCGCGCCGGCATCGCGTTCCAGCGCACGACGGACTGGCACCGCCGGCATCCGGCGCTGTAG
- a CDS encoding winged helix-turn-helix domain-containing protein, which yields MSFRLGKVLKLRLRHSEIFLIFGTPVRLGTFLGSIPALNGVRCRLEGTVLRFSGFELDPERAELRRPDGGTIKLRPKTLEILRLLVENAGRTLSKQQLMEAVWPNVHVGEDSLFQCIREIRTALGDDKRQVVRVISGRGYLFQAEVTDTAAPAPRATPPLPRPRKPRRTANRSGAGSLSACEAAPRSRLQPCSSSWERRSRL from the coding sequence ATGTCATTTCGGCTCGGCAAGGTCCTGAAACTGCGGCTGAGACATTCTGAAATTTTTCTGATATTCGGCACACCTGTGCGTTTGGGCACATTTTTGGGGTCGATCCCCGCGCTAAATGGGGTCCGTTGCCGGTTGGAGGGGACGGTGCTGCGCTTTTCTGGTTTTGAGCTCGATCCAGAGCGCGCCGAACTGCGCCGACCCGATGGCGGGACGATCAAGCTTCGGCCCAAGACGCTGGAGATACTGCGGCTGCTCGTCGAGAATGCCGGCCGCACCCTGAGCAAGCAACAATTGATGGAGGCGGTCTGGCCGAACGTGCATGTCGGCGAAGACAGCCTGTTCCAGTGCATCCGCGAGATCCGCACCGCGCTCGGCGACGACAAGCGGCAGGTGGTCCGGGTAATCTCGGGACGCGGTTACCTTTTCCAGGCCGAGGTAACAGACACGGCGGCCCCTGCCCCGCGGGCGACGCCACCACTGCCCCGCCCCCGCAAACCGAGGCGAACCGCGAACCGGTCGGGCGCCGGTTCGCTGTCAGCCTGCGAAGCAGCGCCGCGCTCGCGGCTGCAGCCGTGCTCGTCATCCTGGGAGCGGCGCTCACGCTTGTGA
- a CDS encoding haloalkane dehalogenase, whose translation MTHSPISTEEVSYRKRVAVLDTNMAYVDAGEGDPIVFLHGNPTPSYLWRNIIPYLLPYGRCLAPDYVGMGNSGPAPDGNYRFVDHRRYLDAWFEAMGLTKNVILVVHDWGSALGFDWARRNPGRVKAIAYMEGIVRPFASWDEWPAATRAFFQGQRTDRGEDMILRQNLFIEYLLPLRHIPEEAIEVYRRHYRNPGLSRMPMLAWTRDLPIAGEPADVVAIVDDYARWLSASPIPKLFIDAEPAGFLIGAQREFCRAWPNQQTVMIPGAHFLQEEAPDEVGRALARFVANVHAGAMG comes from the coding sequence ATGACCCATTCCCCGATCTCGACCGAGGAGGTGTCCTACCGGAAGCGTGTGGCGGTGCTGGATACCAACATGGCTTACGTCGATGCCGGCGAGGGCGATCCGATCGTCTTCCTGCACGGCAATCCGACGCCGTCATATCTGTGGCGCAACATCATCCCGTACCTGCTGCCCTATGGGCGCTGCCTTGCGCCGGACTATGTGGGCATGGGCAATTCCGGTCCTGCGCCTGATGGAAATTACCGGTTCGTCGATCATCGCCGCTATCTCGACGCCTGGTTCGAGGCGATGGGCTTGACGAAGAACGTGATCCTCGTCGTCCACGACTGGGGCTCGGCGCTGGGCTTCGATTGGGCTCGGCGCAACCCCGGGCGCGTGAAGGCGATCGCCTACATGGAGGGGATCGTGCGTCCGTTCGCGTCCTGGGATGAATGGCCCGCGGCCACGCGCGCCTTCTTTCAGGGACAGCGGACCGATCGCGGCGAGGACATGATCCTCCGGCAGAATCTGTTCATCGAATATCTGCTGCCGCTGCGCCACATCCCCGAGGAGGCGATCGAGGTCTACCGGCGCCACTATCGCAATCCCGGTCTCTCGCGCATGCCGATGCTGGCCTGGACGCGCGATCTGCCGATCGCCGGCGAACCGGCAGATGTGGTGGCGATCGTCGACGACTACGCGCGGTGGCTCTCCGCAAGCCCGATACCAAAACTTTTCATCGACGCCGAACCGGCCGGTTTTCTGATTGGCGCGCAGCGCGAGTTTTGCCGCGCCTGGCCCAACCAGCAGACGGTCATGATTCCGGGCGCGCACTTTCTGCAGGAGGAGGCGCCTGACGAGGTCGGCAGAGCGCTGGCTCGCTTTGTCGCGAATGTCCACGCGGGAGCGATGGGCTGA
- a CDS encoding PilZ domain-containing protein — MVETRIAPRVRVMKAAKIEYGGDKYACTVRDISTTGAALDFPDLIRIPNEFTLILPEDGLKLPCHVVWRREYRVGVAFD; from the coding sequence ATGGTCGAAACCCGGATTGCGCCACGTGTCCGTGTCATGAAGGCCGCCAAGATCGAGTATGGCGGCGATAAGTATGCCTGTACCGTTCGCGATATATCCACCACGGGCGCGGCGCTGGATTTTCCGGACCTGATCCGTATTCCCAATGAATTCACATTGATCCTCCCTGAGGACGGATTGAAGCTGCCTTGCCATGTCGTTTGGCGCAGGGAGTACAGGGTTGGCGTAGCGTTCGACTAG
- a CDS encoding ABC transporter ATP-binding protein: protein MTAAIEVQNLRCEFRVRTGLMSQEKRVIAVDNVTFSVPAGSVLGVVGESGCGKSTLARLILGLLKPTAGTVLVDGRSLFDLDRKARARLIQPVFQDPFASLNPRRRIKDIVALPLAAQGTFSRGEIERRVGGILERVGLSAAMGERMPAQLSGGQRQRAAIARALVLEPRIVICDEPTSALDVSVQAQILNLLADLRRDLGLTYLFISHNLAVVEHVASEVAVMYLGRFVERNETDALFRTPRHPYTQALLESVLTPEPGKGVPDIGLGDAMPDPSNIPPGCRFNPRCRIAVERCRHEAPTPMVRPPAGMVECHLA from the coding sequence ATGACCGCCGCGATCGAGGTTCAGAATCTGCGATGCGAGTTTCGCGTGCGCACCGGCCTGATGTCGCAGGAAAAGCGCGTGATCGCGGTCGACAATGTCACGTTCAGCGTGCCGGCCGGCAGCGTGCTCGGCGTCGTCGGCGAGTCCGGATGCGGCAAATCCACGCTGGCGCGCCTGATCCTTGGCCTGCTCAAGCCGACAGCGGGCACGGTGCTGGTCGACGGCAGGAGCCTGTTCGATCTCGATCGCAAGGCGCGGGCGCGGCTGATCCAGCCGGTGTTTCAGGACCCGTTCGCGTCGCTCAACCCGCGCCGGCGCATCAAGGACATCGTGGCCCTGCCGCTGGCGGCCCAGGGCACCTTCTCGCGCGGCGAGATCGAGCGCCGCGTCGGCGGCATTCTGGAGCGTGTCGGCCTCTCGGCTGCGATGGGCGAGCGCATGCCTGCGCAACTCTCCGGCGGGCAACGCCAGCGCGCGGCGATTGCACGTGCGCTGGTGCTGGAGCCGCGGATCGTGATCTGCGACGAGCCGACCAGCGCGCTCGACGTCTCAGTGCAGGCGCAGATCCTCAATCTGCTGGCCGATCTGCGCCGCGATCTCGGGCTGACCTATCTCTTCATCAGCCACAATCTCGCGGTCGTCGAGCATGTCGCGAGCGAAGTCGCGGTGATGTATCTCGGTCGCTTCGTCGAGCGCAACGAGACCGACGCCCTGTTTCGCACGCCCCGGCACCCCTACACCCAGGCGCTGCTGGAAAGCGTGCTGACGCCGGAGCCGGGCAAGGGCGTACCGGATATCGGCCTCGGCGACGCCATGCCCGATCCGTCCAATATTCCGCCGGGCTGCCGGTTCAACCCGCGTTGCCGCATCGCGGTCGAGCGCTGCCGCCATGAGGCACCAACGCCCATGGTCCGGCCGCCCGCGGGGATGGTAGAATGTCATCTGGCATAG
- a CDS encoding ABC transporter ATP-binding protein, translating to MSTLLEIEGLEVTFGRTAAVRGASFRVERGETHCLVGESGCGKSVSALAVMSLLARGGQRSAKKMSFAGTDLTSLSDREMARIRGNRMAMIFQEPMTSLNPAFTIGSQMAEVMTRHKGGTRAAALDRAAELMARVGITAPGMRLGQFPHQLSGGLRQRVMIAMALMCDPELLIADEPTTALDVTVQAQILRLLAGLKRELGLSILLITHDLGIVARVADHVSVMYAGEVVERAPTAELFRAPQHPYTRGLLSCVPVPGRVQRDRPLGSIPGVVPAIGAGFAGCAFRSRCAHADETCTRAIPRRQAGDAHDYLCRLEPDWAEPQPA from the coding sequence ATGAGTACGCTTCTGGAAATCGAAGGGCTCGAGGTAACGTTCGGCCGCACCGCCGCGGTGCGCGGCGCCTCGTTCCGGGTCGAGCGGGGCGAGACCCATTGCCTGGTCGGCGAATCCGGCTGCGGCAAATCGGTGAGCGCACTTGCGGTGATGAGCCTGCTCGCCCGCGGTGGCCAGCGTTCGGCGAAGAAGATGAGCTTTGCCGGCACCGATCTCACCTCGCTGTCGGACCGCGAGATGGCGCGCATCCGCGGCAATCGCATGGCGATGATCTTTCAGGAGCCGATGACCAGCCTCAACCCGGCCTTCACCATCGGCTCGCAGATGGCGGAGGTGATGACGCGCCACAAGGGCGGCACGCGTGCGGCCGCGCTCGACCGTGCCGCCGAACTGATGGCCCGCGTCGGCATCACCGCGCCCGGCATGCGGCTCGGCCAGTTTCCGCATCAGCTTTCGGGCGGCCTGCGCCAGCGTGTGATGATCGCGATGGCGCTGATGTGCGATCCGGAACTCTTGATCGCCGACGAGCCGACCACTGCGCTCGACGTCACCGTGCAGGCGCAGATCCTGCGGCTGCTTGCGGGCCTCAAGCGCGAGCTTGGCCTCTCGATCCTGCTGATCACCCATGACCTCGGCATTGTCGCCCGCGTCGCCGATCATGTGTCCGTCATGTATGCCGGCGAGGTGGTCGAGCGCGCGCCAACCGCGGAATTGTTCCGCGCGCCGCAGCACCCCTACACACGCGGCCTGCTGTCCTGCGTGCCGGTGCCGGGCCGCGTGCAGCGCGACCGGCCGCTCGGCTCGATCCCGGGTGTAGTGCCGGCGATCGGCGCAGGCTTTGCCGGTTGCGCGTTCCGCTCGCGCTGCGCGCACGCCGACGAGACATGCACGCGCGCGATACCGCGGCGGCAGGCGGGCGATGCGCATGATTATCTTTGCCGGCTCGAGCCGGACTGGGCGGAGCCGCAACCCGCATGA
- a CDS encoding ABC transporter substrate-binding protein: MHHQGWDALVYRNPDTFKLEPLLATEWKLPDPTTIEFVLRPGVKFHDGSAFTADDVVYTINLVADPASRVSTPANYNWIDKAEKTGDLSVRVKLKRPNPAALEYFALVLPIYPKAYREKVGAEGYAKAPVGAGPYKITKVEPGVSIDFERFEDYWAGSPKGKPTIKKMSVRFVPDAATEMTELLAGRADWIWNMNPDQLEAVNRMPHLQAVRKESMRIGYLSLDAAGRTGADNPLTKQKVRQAIWHAIDRKAIAEKLVTGGSRVPGAPCFPSQFGCDAEAAVTYDYDPAKAKKLLAEAGYPDGFDVELASYVLPQWGSSVQNYLHAVGIRAKLNQLQTAALIQRAKAGELRMYLGSWGSYSINDVSAIMPNFFDGGADDYARDPDVQKSLIQGGSTINPEVRKEAYSAAIKKITEQAYWAPLHTYVTTYGHSKQLDFTPYPDELPRFYLAKWK, encoded by the coding sequence ATGCACCACCAGGGCTGGGACGCGCTGGTCTACCGCAATCCGGACACCTTCAAGCTCGAGCCGCTGCTGGCGACCGAATGGAAGCTGCCGGACCCGACCACGATCGAGTTCGTGCTGCGGCCCGGCGTCAAGTTTCATGACGGCAGCGCGTTCACAGCCGACGACGTCGTCTACACGATCAACCTCGTGGCTGATCCGGCGAGCCGTGTATCGACGCCCGCAAACTACAACTGGATCGACAAGGCGGAGAAGACCGGCGATCTGTCGGTGCGCGTCAAGCTGAAGCGCCCGAACCCGGCGGCGCTGGAATATTTCGCGCTGGTGCTGCCGATCTACCCCAAGGCCTATCGCGAAAAGGTCGGCGCGGAAGGCTACGCCAAGGCGCCGGTCGGCGCGGGCCCCTACAAGATCACCAAAGTCGAGCCCGGCGTCTCCATCGACTTCGAGCGGTTCGAGGATTACTGGGCCGGCAGTCCCAAGGGCAAGCCCACGATCAAGAAGATGAGCGTGCGCTTCGTGCCTGACGCCGCGACCGAGATGACCGAATTGCTCGCCGGCCGCGCCGACTGGATCTGGAACATGAATCCGGACCAGCTTGAGGCCGTGAACCGGATGCCGCATCTGCAGGCGGTGCGCAAGGAATCGATGCGGATCGGCTATCTCTCGCTCGACGCCGCCGGCCGCACCGGCGCCGACAATCCCCTGACCAAGCAGAAGGTGCGTCAGGCGATCTGGCACGCGATCGATCGCAAGGCGATCGCTGAGAAGCTCGTCACCGGCGGCAGCCGCGTCCCGGGCGCACCATGCTTCCCGTCGCAGTTCGGCTGCGACGCCGAAGCCGCGGTGACCTACGACTATGATCCCGCGAAGGCAAAGAAGCTTCTCGCCGAGGCCGGCTATCCCGACGGCTTTGACGTCGAGCTCGCCAGCTACGTGCTGCCGCAATGGGGATCATCCGTCCAGAACTACCTGCATGCGGTCGGCATCCGCGCCAAGCTCAACCAGCTTCAGACCGCGGCCCTGATCCAGCGCGCCAAGGCCGGCGAACTCAGGATGTATCTCGGCAGCTGGGGTAGCTATTCGATCAACGACGTCTCTGCCATCATGCCTAACTTCTTCGATGGCGGCGCCGACGACTACGCGCGCGACCCCGACGTGCAGAAATCGCTGATCCAGGGCGGATCAACCATCAACCCGGAGGTGCGCAAGGAGGCCTATTCGGCGGCGATCAAGAAGATCACCGAGCAGGCCTACTGGGCCCCGCTGCACACCTACGTAACGACCTACGGCCATTCGAAGCAGCTCGACTTCACGCCGTACCCGGACGAACTGCCGCGCTTCTATCTGGCGAAGTGGAAGTAG
- a CDS encoding glutathione S-transferase family protein: MEPILTYGFPAGSSMGLVAALEWLGKPYSLCRVDMLGEMRDPSYARINARHETPVLITDAGRVLTEAMAIASWLEARDSERRISFEPLSPEADRMHQLMAFVNTGFTGAFSPLWVALEMAKPNPQLQASLREFGSARVIERHDKLEAMIGDQSFLMGERPTLADGILIGVARWLDFHQVADPSRWPKLAALRRRLDADPAVIHATALESGDIGSGSGACVGHIPLADVIERFGD, encoded by the coding sequence GTGGAACCGATTCTCACTTATGGCTTCCCCGCCGGAAGCTCGATGGGGCTTGTCGCCGCGCTTGAATGGCTTGGCAAACCCTATTCGCTCTGCCGGGTCGATATGCTCGGCGAGATGCGCGATCCTTCCTATGCCCGCATCAATGCCCGGCATGAAACGCCGGTCTTGATTACGGATGCAGGGCGGGTGCTGACCGAGGCGATGGCGATCGCCAGTTGGCTGGAGGCAAGAGACAGCGAACGACGCATCAGCTTCGAACCGCTTTCGCCGGAAGCAGACCGGATGCACCAGCTCATGGCCTTTGTTAACACCGGCTTCACCGGCGCCTTCTCGCCGCTATGGGTCGCCCTGGAGATGGCGAAACCGAACCCGCAACTGCAGGCATCGCTGCGTGAGTTCGGCTCCGCGCGGGTGATCGAACGGCATGACAAGCTCGAAGCCATGATCGGCGATCAATCCTTTCTCATGGGTGAGCGCCCGACGCTGGCCGATGGCATTCTGATCGGCGTCGCGCGATGGCTCGACTTCCATCAGGTCGCTGATCCCTCGCGCTGGCCAAAACTCGCCGCCTTACGCCGGCGCCTTGATGCCGACCCAGCCGTCATCCATGCAACGGCGCTGGAGAGCGGAGACATTGGTTCGGGATCAGGCGCTTGTGTCGGCCACATCCCGCTCGCGGATGTCATCGAACGGTTCGGCGACTGA
- a CDS encoding CGNR zinc finger domain-containing protein, translating into MLYDFVNSVDLRRYVEQGVAHEPGDELETPAQLEKWLQTRGLLKSGTRISHAEHREALELRTALRQFLSSSPAQQSAAAIELERAAARFPLSVTASRKRSLDLRPVVRRASSGLGGVLAELVRLSDSGRLERMKICSSDECHWVFYDRSKPGNRRWCSSDRCGNREKTRAYRDRQRRGD; encoded by the coding sequence TTGCTGTACGATTTCGTGAACTCGGTCGACCTGCGCCGATATGTCGAGCAGGGCGTCGCGCATGAGCCCGGTGACGAGCTGGAGACGCCGGCGCAGCTCGAAAAATGGCTGCAGACACGTGGCCTGCTAAAATCCGGCACCCGGATTTCGCACGCCGAGCACCGCGAAGCGCTGGAGCTGCGTACCGCCCTCAGACAGTTCCTGAGCTCATCGCCGGCACAGCAGAGCGCGGCGGCCATCGAGCTTGAACGCGCCGCCGCCCGCTTTCCATTGTCGGTCACGGCTTCCCGGAAGCGTTCGCTCGATTTGCGGCCGGTCGTGCGGCGTGCGAGCAGCGGGCTTGGCGGCGTTCTGGCCGAGCTCGTGCGCCTGTCCGACAGCGGCAGGCTTGAACGTATGAAGATATGCAGTTCCGACGAGTGCCACTGGGTCTTCTACGACCGCTCCAAGCCGGGCAATCGCCGCTGGTGTTCATCGGACCGATGCGGAAACCGGGAGAAGACCCGAGCCTATCGCGACCGCCAGCGCCGCGGCGATTGA
- a CDS encoding IS110 family transposase, protein MQASTVAAPTAGHIGTIFVAIELSQRSWRVALHSPDKDKISHHKLEGGDHAELLALVGRVRERAARTLGGVPAVASCYEAGYDGFWLHRLLLAAGITNYVFDPASIAVDQRARRVKTDRIDGERMLRTLMAYLRGEPRVVRIVRVPAAEQEDARRGSRERDRLIKEQTAHTNRIKALLRLLGMTVGNPRRRDWLSWLAAQRDWQGQAVPPRMLSEIRHEHARLMLVRDRLDALAQEAAAAEPMPAEAEMTRRSELLRRLKCLGPAFATTLTSEVFYKDFRNRREVGSYFGLTPSPWRSGGIDRDQGISKAGNPRARCAAIELAWLWLRHQPDSKLTLEYRKRTLDAGKRIKRVAIVALARKLMVALWRYLTTGLVPEGAALKAVKI, encoded by the coding sequence ATGCAAGCATCCACCGTAGCCGCGCCCACCGCCGGGCATATTGGCACAATTTTCGTTGCAATCGAACTGAGCCAGCGGAGCTGGCGGGTCGCGCTGCACAGCCCGGACAAGGACAAGATATCGCACCACAAGCTGGAGGGTGGCGATCATGCCGAGCTGTTGGCGTTGGTGGGTCGGGTTCGGGAGCGGGCGGCTCGAACGCTGGGAGGCGTTCCGGCGGTGGCGAGCTGCTACGAGGCGGGCTACGACGGGTTCTGGCTGCACCGGCTGCTGCTGGCGGCCGGCATCACGAACTACGTGTTTGATCCCGCCAGCATTGCGGTGGACCAGCGGGCGCGGCGGGTGAAGACCGACCGGATCGATGGCGAGCGGATGCTGCGCACGCTGATGGCGTATCTGCGCGGCGAGCCGCGGGTGGTGCGGATCGTCCGGGTGCCTGCCGCCGAACAGGAGGACGCCCGCCGCGGCAGCCGCGAGCGCGACCGGCTGATCAAGGAGCAAACCGCGCACACCAACCGGATCAAGGCGCTGCTGCGCCTGCTGGGCATGACGGTCGGGAACCCGCGCCGACGCGACTGGCTGAGCTGGCTGGCGGCGCAGCGGGATTGGCAAGGCCAGGCGGTGCCGCCGCGGATGCTGAGCGAGATCCGACACGAGCACGCGCGGCTGATGCTGGTGCGCGATCGGCTCGATGCGCTCGCGCAGGAGGCGGCCGCAGCGGAGCCAATGCCTGCGGAAGCCGAGATGACCCGGCGCAGCGAACTGCTGCGCCGGCTCAAATGCCTCGGCCCGGCGTTCGCGACGACGCTGACCAGCGAGGTGTTCTACAAGGACTTCCGCAATCGCCGCGAGGTCGGGAGCTATTTCGGGCTGACGCCCAGTCCGTGGCGGAGCGGCGGCATCGACCGCGACCAGGGCATCAGCAAGGCGGGCAATCCGCGCGCCCGCTGTGCCGCGATCGAACTGGCCTGGCTGTGGCTGCGGCATCAGCCGGACAGCAAGCTGACCCTGGAGTACCGCAAGCGCACGCTCGATGCCGGCAAGCGCATCAAGCGCGTCGCCATCGTCGCCCTGGCGCGCAAGCTGATGGTGGCGCTCTGGCGCTACCTCACGACCGGTCTCGTGCCGGAAGGCGCGGCGCTCAAGGCTGTAAAGATCTAA